The following are from one region of the Populus trichocarpa isolate Nisqually-1 chromosome 8, P.trichocarpa_v4.1, whole genome shotgun sequence genome:
- the LOC7473461 gene encoding transcription factor MYB30: protein MVRAPCCEKMGLKRGPWTPEEDQILISYVQKYGHSNWRALPKQAGLQRCGKSCRLRWVNYLRPDIKRGNFSKEEEEAIIKLHEILGNRWSAIASRLPGRTDNEIKNVWHTHLLKRLKQNGEPKSQQHIRIPDCHLNDNKLSQSANSTIPSLSGCKSIEYAQISPQPSSSDHSSVTDTSVTTSETNNTGLIKVENIDSSEIYPVIDEDFWSEPEMVENSGMPSSNFLDDSQFPFPSPDTMERAGCYGYGPKVDDNMEFWYNLFIKSGGIEELPVQYLQRYSYLADERI from the exons ATGGTGAGGGCTCCTTGCTGTGAGAAAATGGGATTGAAAAGGGGGCCATGGACACCTGAAGAAGATCAGATCTTGATCTCCTACGTTCAGAAATATGGCCATAGCAATTGGCGTGCGCTGCCTAAGCAAGCTG GTTTACAAAGATGTGGCAAGAGTTGCAGACTCCGATGGGTAAACTACTTGCGGCCAGATATAAAGAGAGGCAACTTCAGCAAGGAAGAAGAGGAAGCTATCATCAAGTTGCATGAAATTCTTGGAAATAG GTGGTCAGCAATTGCATCAAGATTACCAGGAAGGACAGACAATGAGATTAAGAATGTATGGCACACCCACTTGCTAAAAAGACTCAAACAAAATGGCGAACCCAAGTCACAACAACACATCAGAATACCAGATTGTCATCTCAATGACAATAAACTATCACAATCGGCAAATTCGACTATTCCTTCTCTTTCAGGGTGTAAGAGCATAGAGTACGCGCAGATCTCCCCTCAACCCTCTTCTAGTGATCACTCCTCAGTCACGGATACTTCAGTCACCACTTCAGAAACAAACAACACCGGCTTGATCAAGGTTGAAAACATAGACTCATCAGAGATTTATCCAGTGATTGATGAAGATTTCTGGTCAGAACCAGAAATGGTTGAGAATTCTGGCATGCCATCATCAAATTTTCTAGACGACTCACAATTTCCATTCCCCTCACCAGACACTATGGAACGGGCAGGATGTTATGGTTACGGTCCAAAGGTTGACGATAACATGGAATTTTGGTACAACCTTTTTATTAAATCTGGGGGAATAGAAGAACTACCAGTTCAATACTTGCAGAGGTATAGCTATCTGGCGGATGAAAGAATCTGA